Proteins from one Natrinema salinisoli genomic window:
- a CDS encoding DNA-3-methyladenine glycosylase family protein, protein MREEAHSVLREDPVMAGLVDRHDPYAERDWNEYERLCITIINQQLSTASAAAVRERVFDVLEGDVTPASVLAADEAALRDAGLSRSKVEYIRNAADAFRENDYTKSGLASYSDDEVVDLLTDIKGIGAWTARMYLMFVLERPDVLPLGDLAVRRGIEQLYADGDELTRAEMREIAEPWRPYRSVATRYIWAEYESE, encoded by the coding sequence ATGAGAGAAGAGGCACACTCCGTTCTCCGAGAGGATCCCGTTATGGCGGGTCTCGTCGACCGACACGATCCCTACGCCGAACGCGACTGGAACGAGTACGAGCGACTCTGCATTACGATCATCAACCAGCAGTTGTCGACGGCGAGCGCGGCTGCCGTCCGAGAGCGCGTCTTCGACGTCCTCGAGGGCGACGTGACGCCGGCCTCCGTCCTCGCCGCGGACGAGGCGGCGCTCCGAGATGCGGGGCTCTCCCGAAGCAAGGTCGAGTACATCCGGAACGCCGCGGACGCGTTTCGGGAGAACGATTACACGAAGAGCGGACTGGCCTCGTACTCCGACGACGAGGTCGTCGATCTCCTCACCGACATCAAGGGGATCGGCGCGTGGACCGCCCGCATGTACCTCATGTTCGTCCTCGAGCGACCGGACGTGCTTCCCCTCGGCGACCTCGCCGTTCGTCGCGGTATCGAGCAACTGTACGCGGACGGCGACGAACTGACTCGCGCGGAGATGCGCGAGATCGCCGAACCCTGGCGACCCTATCGGAGCGTCGCGACGCGGTACATCTGGGCCGAGTACGAGTCGGAGTGA
- a CDS encoding L-aspartate oxidase, producing MTKTPSDNRETATDDHRAPSHPRATAGVENRIETEGDPASDDELEYEVVTTPVLVVGAGAAGARVAIALAESGVEPLVIGKRDHGDAHTTWAAGGVNAALGSLDPEDDWTIHAADTLNEGHQLNDPVAVELTAREMPDRIRELVEWGMSFDRTAEGDINQRYFGAQSYRRTCFVGDRTGEAMLETLIGRARDLEIPYRENVMITRLLADGERVDGAVGFDMETGEGLLFRTNHVVLAAGGFSALYHRHSSRDDENNGDGQALALEAGARLLDLEFVQFHPTGMVGERYGEEWDGRLVTEAVRGEGGRLYNSEGERFMERYSPDQMELDARDVVARAIAQEVREGRGTDDGGVYLDVSHRDAEYVRERLPSMVERFESLGVDITEEPMVVAPTAHYTMGGVDIDFRTGETGVDGLYGVGETVAGVHGANRLGGNSLAETVAIGKLVGDHVADAVTAGDEDPTVTDSQRALAEREFRSLGELATSDGAVTPTELLEDLGDLLWDHAGILRDEAGLREGLAALEQLRGRTADLRVEGGLTSKPLEYAVDLSASLTVAEAMLRAALERTESRGAHYRTDYPETESDWRVNLVHAAGTSGLSISRRGVAEPSPAVREALEEGYELDYHHLE from the coding sequence ATGACAAAAACACCGTCCGACAACCGAGAAACGGCAACTGACGACCACCGAGCGCCGAGTCACCCGCGAGCAACCGCCGGCGTCGAGAACCGCATCGAGACCGAGGGCGATCCCGCGTCGGACGACGAACTCGAGTACGAGGTGGTGACGACGCCCGTGCTCGTCGTCGGGGCGGGTGCGGCGGGCGCTCGCGTGGCCATCGCACTCGCCGAATCGGGCGTCGAACCGCTCGTGATCGGCAAGCGCGACCACGGCGACGCGCACACGACGTGGGCGGCCGGCGGCGTCAACGCCGCGCTCGGCTCGCTCGATCCCGAGGACGACTGGACGATCCACGCGGCGGACACCCTCAACGAGGGGCACCAGCTGAACGACCCCGTCGCCGTCGAGCTGACCGCACGGGAGATGCCCGATCGCATCCGCGAACTCGTCGAGTGGGGGATGTCCTTCGATCGAACGGCCGAGGGCGACATCAACCAGCGGTACTTCGGCGCGCAGTCCTACCGCCGCACCTGTTTCGTCGGCGACCGGACCGGCGAGGCCATGCTCGAGACACTGATCGGTCGCGCTCGCGACCTCGAGATCCCCTACCGCGAGAACGTGATGATCACCCGGCTGCTCGCCGACGGCGAGCGCGTCGACGGGGCCGTCGGCTTCGACATGGAGACCGGCGAGGGCCTGCTGTTCCGGACGAACCACGTCGTGCTCGCGGCGGGCGGGTTCTCCGCGCTCTATCACCGCCACTCCTCGCGGGACGACGAGAACAACGGTGACGGACAGGCGCTGGCGCTCGAGGCCGGTGCGCGCTTGCTGGACCTCGAGTTCGTCCAGTTCCACCCGACGGGGATGGTCGGCGAACGCTACGGCGAGGAGTGGGACGGCCGGCTGGTCACCGAGGCGGTCCGCGGCGAGGGCGGTCGGCTCTACAATTCGGAGGGTGAGCGGTTCATGGAGCGGTACTCGCCCGACCAGATGGAACTCGACGCGCGCGACGTCGTCGCGCGAGCCATCGCGCAGGAAGTCCGCGAGGGTCGAGGCACCGACGATGGCGGCGTCTATCTCGACGTTTCCCATCGGGATGCCGAGTACGTCCGCGAGCGGTTGCCGTCGATGGTCGAACGCTTCGAGTCCCTCGGAGTCGACATCACCGAGGAACCGATGGTAGTCGCGCCGACGGCCCACTACACGATGGGCGGTGTCGATATCGACTTCCGAACGGGCGAAACCGGCGTCGATGGGCTCTACGGAGTCGGTGAGACGGTTGCAGGCGTCCACGGCGCGAACCGCCTCGGCGGGAACTCGCTGGCCGAAACCGTCGCGATCGGGAAACTCGTCGGCGACCACGTCGCGGATGCGGTGACCGCCGGCGACGAGGATCCCACGGTTACCGACAGTCAGCGTGCGCTAGCCGAACGGGAGTTTCGGTCCCTCGGCGAACTCGCCACATCTGACGGGGCCGTCACGCCGACGGAACTCCTCGAGGACCTCGGCGACCTGCTGTGGGACCACGCCGGTATCCTCCGCGACGAGGCGGGACTCCGGGAGGGGCTCGCAGCGCTCGAGCAGCTTCGGGGCCGAACGGCCGACCTCCGCGTGGAGGGCGGGCTCACCTCGAAGCCCCTCGAGTACGCCGTGGACCTCTCGGCGAGCCTCACCGTCGCCGAGGCGATGCTCCGGGCGGCCCTCGAGCGTACCGAATCCCGCGGCGCTCACTACCGGACGGACTACCCCGAGACCGAGTCCGACTGGCGAGTCAACCTCGTCCACGCGGCCGGCACGAGCGGGCTCTCGATCAGCCGGCGCGGCGTCGCCGAACCCAGTCCGGCCGTTCGCGAGGCGCTCGAGGAAGGATACGAACTCGACTACCACCACCTCGAGTGA